From a single Papaver somniferum cultivar HN1 unplaced genomic scaffold, ASM357369v1 unplaced-scaffold_19, whole genome shotgun sequence genomic region:
- the LOC113338472 gene encoding uncharacterized protein LOC113338472, producing MEGLSRMIQASVDNKDITPTYPTKGSPPISHLFFADGCILFSSAKMSFINNLKDIINKFCKASGQMVNLSKSSIHFNKRIEDEIKQQICNTMNMNVMPLEEKYLGINLFIERKKSNSFKSIKEKMQRRLIQWQDGFTNQAGRSTQIQAVTNSMAQFQMSCFMLPKKNINDLEAMQRRYWWNRKQGK from the coding sequence ATGGAAGGTCTAAGCAGAATGATCCAAGCTTCAGTGGATAACAAAGACATTACTCCAACATATCCTACTAAAGGAAGTCCTCCAATATCTCACTTGTTCTTTGCAGATGGCTGCATTCTATTCTCCTCTGCCAAAATGAGCTTCATAAACAATCTTAAGGATATCATCAACAAGTTCTGTAAAGCCTCTGGTCAAATGGTGAATCTCAGCAAATCAAGCATACATTTTAATAAAAGGATTGAGGATGAAATAAAGCAACAAATCTGCAATACTATGAATATGAATGTTATGcccttggaagaaaaatatttgggaataaatctattcatAGAAAGGAAGAAATCCAACTCTTTCAAAAGCATAAAGGAGAAAATGCAGAGAAGACTGATTCAGTGGCAAGATGGTTTCacaaatcaagctggaagaagcaCACAAATCCAAGCTGTTACAAACTCTATGGCTCAATTTCAGATGAGCTGCTTCATGTTACCTAAGAAAAACATAAATGATCTTGAAGCAATGCAAAGAAGATATTGGTGGAATAGAAAACAAGGAAAATGA